A stretch of Episyrphus balteatus chromosome 2, idEpiBalt1.1, whole genome shotgun sequence DNA encodes these proteins:
- the LOC129908830 gene encoding uncharacterized protein LOC129908830, which yields MKCVIWVAFLLTVFSATSLAAVASGQFKDPKHPGKCTIKENLILSPGEEIKNPDADCGRIICGGDGYAEFQTCGVVSIVGCKLGDYIDKSLPYPDCCKRKTIC from the exons ATGAAGTGTGTTATTTGGGTTGCTTTTCTTTTAACTGTATTTTCGGCTACATCTTTAGCTGCTGTTGCAAGCGGTCAATTTAAAGATCCGA AGCATCCAGGCAAATGCACAATTAAAGAGAATTTGATTCTCTCTCCTGGCGAGGAAATAAAGAATCCTGATGCAGATTGTGGCAGAATAATTTGCGGAGGTGATGGCTATGCTGAATTTCAAAC GTGTGGTGTGGTAAGCATTGTTGGCTGTAAGTTAGGGGATTATATTGATAAAAGCCTTCCATACCCGGATTGTTGTAAACGCAAGACAATTTGTTAA